The following coding sequences lie in one Spirochaetia bacterium 38H-sp genomic window:
- a CDS encoding FliI/YscN family ATPase codes for MIERYISLVEKTNTVKCRGRVRAIEGMKIVGKGPISMVGELCKIYSNSSADNCVIAEVIGLKDNTTILMPYSDPAGIQVGDIIEASGRPLSVKVSDKLLGRVLNARGEPIDDRGNIPANLYQSVISAPPDLLKRKDIDSQIVTGIRAIDGLLSVGKGQRVGIFAGSGVGKSTLLGMIARNTNADVNVIALIGERGREVSEFIKNDLGIEGLKRSVIIVSTSDTPAIARYRGAYVAVAIAEYFRDQGKDVMLLFDSVTRFARALREIGLSLGEAPATRGFTPSVFSTLPKLLERCGTSDKGTITGFFSVLVEGDDMDEPVSDTVRGILDGHIVLDRKIAQRQQYPAIDVLNSVSRLANKVVSPDLRSAARKVLQWIAAYREAEDLINVGAYVKGSNPDIDMAIEKMPEIRAFLSQQIDDKAPLSDTVNRLFTLADMEVSLGEKV; via the coding sequence GGCAGAGTTAGGGCCATAGAGGGAATGAAGATTGTTGGGAAGGGCCCAATATCCATGGTAGGCGAGTTGTGTAAGATATATTCAAACTCTTCTGCTGATAATTGTGTTATTGCAGAGGTGATAGGGCTCAAAGATAATACAACTATTCTTATGCCATATTCCGATCCAGCTGGAATACAAGTTGGAGATATAATAGAGGCAAGTGGTAGGCCATTGTCAGTTAAGGTTTCTGATAAACTGTTGGGTAGAGTTCTAAATGCAAGAGGCGAACCTATTGATGATAGGGGAAATATTCCTGCCAATTTGTATCAGTCTGTTATTTCTGCTCCACCTGATTTATTAAAAAGAAAAGATATAGATTCTCAAATTGTAACTGGTATAAGGGCAATAGATGGCCTTCTCTCTGTGGGTAAAGGGCAGAGAGTTGGTATTTTTGCTGGTAGTGGAGTTGGAAAATCCACGCTGTTGGGAATGATAGCTAGAAACACCAACGCTGATGTAAATGTTATTGCCTTGATAGGAGAACGAGGCAGAGAGGTCTCTGAGTTTATAAAAAATGATTTGGGCATAGAGGGGTTAAAGCGTTCTGTTATTATCGTATCTACTTCCGATACCCCCGCTATAGCAAGATATAGAGGTGCGTATGTTGCTGTAGCTATAGCAGAATACTTTAGGGATCAAGGGAAGGATGTTATGCTTCTTTTTGATTCTGTTACACGATTTGCAAGAGCTTTGAGAGAAATAGGTCTTTCTCTGGGAGAAGCTCCTGCAACAAGAGGGTTTACTCCGTCTGTATTTTCTACTCTTCCAAAATTATTGGAAAGGTGTGGTACTTCTGACAAAGGAACTATAACTGGTTTCTTCTCTGTTCTAGTTGAAGGTGATGATATGGATGAGCCCGTATCCGATACTGTTAGAGGAATTTTGGATGGACATATCGTATTAGACAGAAAAATAGCACAACGACAACAATATCCTGCAATAGATGTATTGAATTCTGTATCCCGTTTAGCTAATAAAGTGGTTTCTCCCGACTTGAGATCTGCAGCTAGGAAAGTATTACAATGGATAGCGGCTTATAGGGAAGCAGAAGATTTAATAAATGTTGGAGCATACGTAAAAGGCAGTAATCCTGATATAGATATGGCGATTGAAAAGATGCCAGAGATAAGAGCTTTTCTTTCTCAGCAAATAGATGATAAAGCCCCTCTTTCTGATACGGTTAACAGGCTGTTTACTCTGGCTGATATGGAGGTTTCTCTGGGTGAAAAGGTTTGA